In the Dioscorea cayenensis subsp. rotundata cultivar TDr96_F1 chromosome 12, TDr96_F1_v2_PseudoChromosome.rev07_lg8_w22 25.fasta, whole genome shotgun sequence genome, one interval contains:
- the LOC120273966 gene encoding NADPH:quinone oxidoreductase, with product MGQCFSSRTQATPIVAAAESPPLGKLGLEEMAMATGNPIIKVAAVCGSLRKGSFNRGLIRAAVQLCNESVKGMEIDYVDIGDLPFLNTDLEVNGTYPAEVEAFRSRILQADSVLFASPEYNYSVTGPLKNAIDWASRSPNVWQDKPAAIMSAGGAFGGGRSQYHLRQVGVFLDLHFINKPELFVQAFQPPQKFDSEGNLIDPETKERVKNLLLSLYAFTLRLKNTC from the exons ATGGGCCAATGCTTTTCCTCGAGAACACAAGCCACTCCCATCGTTGCTGCAGCTGAATCGCCGCCATTAGGGAAGCTTGGATTGGAGGAAATGGCCATGGCGACAGGAAATCCCATCATCAAAGTTGCAGCCGTCTGTGGCTCTCTCCGCAAGGGCTCCTTCAACCGTGGCCTCATCCGTGCTG CTGTGCAGCTTTGCAATGAATCTGTCAAAGGGATGGAAATTGACTATGTGGATATTGGGGACTTGCCTTTCTTGAACACTGATCTTGAGGTTAATGGGACTTATCCTGCTGAGGTGGAGGCATTTAGGTCTAGGATTCTTCAAGCTGATAGCGTCCTCTTTGCTTCTCCTGAGTACAACTACTCTGTCACTG GACCATTAAAGAATGCCATAGACTGGGCATCAAGATCGCCAAACGTTTGGCAAGATAAGCCAGCAGCTATAATGAGTGCCGGAGGTGCCTTCGGGGGAGGACGATCCCAGTACCATCTGCGCCAAGTTGGAGTTTTTTTAGACCTGCATTTCATCAACAAGCCGGAATTATTTGTTCAAGCATTCCAACCTCCGCAGAAATTTGACAGCGAGGGGAATTTGATCGATCCTGAAACTAAAGAACGAGTGAAGAATCTTCTATTGTCATTGTATGCATTTACCCTCCGGCTCAAGAACACTTGTTGA